A part of Denitratisoma oestradiolicum genomic DNA contains:
- a CDS encoding TonB-dependent receptor has protein sequence MRYQKNRTYVIRALPLLLAAVYAGTASADGAKLEEVIITAQKRAERLQDVPIAVSAISGAQLETRGIEGSKDLSSLAPTLMVTYGNSGNSTMSIISIRGSASGAPSIFLDTAVGTYVDGVYAGKNQGGLFDIVDLERVEVLRGPQGTLFGRNTLAGAINFVTRKPSGVFGGTVGIDVGNYGQSIQRIAVDLPKMGALRLNLAARNETRDGYVGNQNGPDAGKVDKQTYRLAANLDVTPKLQAYYVFDHTNVDNVPLPVSSYSTFGWRGPVATNSSSNITYGGRAAIIAGASDEFPSSRNTTPGFAEWEKMKTHNHAMTLSYRVNDNNTFKYIFADRKMHWGDQLDMDGLPANIYSYKRDTHLETQSHELQWVGSVDRLSYVLGYYDYKEDSHTYNPMMINVASGTIFQAPDFYGSVDAKALFAQLDYAFNDKWSGSVGIRRSIDEKGVDSSVYGTGTSFSGSMTAAGLPAFIFAPGPIPVTTNAGDILQVLSPTMALDLSKQPTGATTVASPAVFHAAAKHSFAATTPALSLSYKVDEGLNVYGRIAKGFRSGGFPAEAGGSSVAQVTSARTTAFLPEKSTTMELGFKANFWDGKAQVNGAIYQNKVDNMQTNRLVPGTTSSIVVNAGKGTYQGLELEGQLVVVDGWRVGASWGYVDAKYDKYLDDQVCFTAAGGYGPCNPAVQVDRASNTKVAYAPKHTLNFNVDGRLAKTAWGILRGTMDINYVAQMYNVPSNINLDAPNAGGSYWVGTTTIPSRTLINGRLILAGVPVGGPGRADVSLWVRNLADVRKVVNNIDLGYYRVATWTEPRTYGLSFGYKW, from the coding sequence ATGCGTTATCAAAAGAACAGAACATATGTCATACGGGCTTTGCCGCTGTTGCTGGCGGCTGTCTATGCAGGCACAGCCAGCGCCGATGGGGCCAAGCTGGAAGAGGTCATCATTACTGCCCAGAAACGGGCCGAGCGCCTGCAGGACGTGCCTATCGCCGTCTCAGCCATCAGTGGCGCCCAGTTGGAAACCCGGGGCATCGAGGGCAGCAAGGATCTCAGCTCCCTGGCGCCCACCCTGATGGTGACCTACGGCAATTCGGGCAACAGCACCATGTCCATCATTTCCATTCGAGGCAGCGCCAGCGGCGCTCCCTCGATTTTCCTGGATACGGCGGTCGGCACCTATGTGGATGGCGTCTACGCCGGCAAGAACCAGGGCGGCCTGTTTGACATCGTGGACCTGGAACGGGTGGAAGTGCTGCGCGGTCCCCAGGGCACCCTGTTCGGTCGCAATACCCTGGCCGGTGCGATCAATTTCGTGACCCGCAAGCCCAGCGGTGTGTTTGGCGGTACCGTCGGCATTGATGTTGGCAACTATGGTCAGAGTATCCAGCGGATTGCGGTCGATCTTCCCAAGATGGGTGCCCTGCGCTTGAATCTTGCGGCCCGCAACGAAACCCGAGACGGTTATGTCGGCAATCAGAATGGTCCCGACGCCGGCAAGGTGGACAAGCAGACCTATCGCCTGGCGGCCAACCTGGATGTCACGCCGAAGCTTCAGGCCTATTACGTCTTCGATCATACCAACGTGGACAATGTCCCCCTACCGGTTTCCTCTTACTCGACCTTTGGCTGGCGGGGCCCCGTGGCCACCAATTCGAGTTCCAATATCACTTATGGCGGGCGCGCCGCCATCATCGCCGGCGCCTCCGATGAGTTCCCGAGTTCCAGAAACACCACCCCGGGTTTCGCGGAATGGGAAAAGATGAAGACCCACAACCATGCCATGACTCTGTCCTATCGGGTGAATGACAACAACACATTCAAGTACATCTTTGCCGATCGCAAGATGCACTGGGGCGACCAACTGGACATGGATGGCCTTCCCGCCAATATTTATTCCTACAAGCGGGACACCCACCTTGAGACCCAATCCCATGAGCTGCAGTGGGTGGGCAGCGTGGATCGTCTGAGTTATGTCCTGGGCTACTACGACTACAAGGAAGACAGCCATACCTACAACCCGATGATGATCAACGTGGCCAGCGGCACCATTTTCCAGGCGCCGGACTTTTACGGCAGCGTGGATGCGAAGGCTCTCTTTGCCCAGTTGGACTATGCTTTCAACGACAAGTGGTCCGGCAGCGTCGGCATCCGCCGCTCCATCGACGAGAAGGGGGTGGATTCGAGCGTTTATGGCACAGGGACTTCCTTCAGCGGATCGATGACGGCAGCAGGTTTGCCGGCGTTCATTTTCGCCCCGGGCCCGATACCGGTAACCACCAATGCAGGGGACATTCTCCAGGTGCTATCGCCGACGATGGCCCTGGATCTGTCCAAGCAACCCACCGGTGCCACTACTGTCGCTTCCCCAGCGGTTTTCCATGCGGCAGCCAAGCATTCCTTCGCCGCCACCACGCCGGCCCTGAGTCTGAGCTACAAGGTGGATGAGGGGCTGAATGTCTACGGCCGCATCGCCAAGGGTTTTCGTTCCGGCGGCTTCCCCGCCGAAGCCGGAGGCAGTTCTGTGGCCCAGGTAACGTCCGCCAGGACGACAGCCTTCCTGCCGGAAAAGTCCACCACGATGGAACTGGGTTTCAAGGCCAATTTCTGGGATGGCAAAGCCCAGGTGAATGGCGCCATCTACCAGAACAAGGTGGATAACATGCAAACCAACCGTTTGGTTCCCGGCACCACCAGTTCCATTGTCGTGAATGCCGGCAAGGGTACCTACCAGGGTCTCGAACTGGAAGGCCAGTTGGTGGTGGTTGATGGCTGGCGCGTCGGTGCCAGTTGGGGCTATGTGGACGCCAAGTACGACAAATACCTGGATGACCAGGTGTGCTTCACCGCTGCGGGCGGATACGGCCCTTGCAATCCCGCTGTCCAAGTGGACCGTGCCAGCAACACCAAGGTTGCCTATGCGCCCAAACACACCCTGAATTTCAATGTGGATGGGCGCCTGGCCAAGACCGCATGGGGCATCCTGCGTGGCACGATGGATATCAACTACGTTGCACAAATGTACAACGTTCCCTCAAATATCAATCTGGACGCACCGAACGCCGGGGGCTCTTACTGGGTGGGAACGACGACGATTCCGTCCCGGACCTTGATCAACGGACGCCTGATACTGGCTGGTGTGCCGGTGGGCGGGCCGGGTCGGGCAGATGTCTCCCTGTGGGTACGGAACCTGGCCGACGTCCGGAAGGTGGTCAATAACATCGACTTGGGCTACTACCGTGTTGCCACTTGGACCGAACCCCGCACCTACGGCCTGTCCTTTGGCTATAAGTGGTAA
- a CDS encoding 4Fe-4S dicluster domain-containing protein: MTIDLQRCTGCYGCVMACKQEHSTPSGVHFRRMMFEEVGEYPKAKRIHAPVQCNHCAEPPCVPVCPTKATYKRDDGLVLVDADVCIGCGYCMTSCPYEQRHFVGDKLEHFEDGLTPHELKGGEAGHDWDSKRDTVVKCTFCQHRLDKAKDTGLTPGVDREVTPACVNTCPSNAMEFGDLDDPNSKISRLIEARKGFPLLPGAGTKPSIFYLPGDTPLAND, encoded by the coding sequence ATGACCATAGATCTACAGCGCTGCACCGGCTGTTATGGCTGCGTGATGGCCTGCAAGCAGGAGCACAGCACACCCTCGGGAGTTCACTTCCGGCGCATGATGTTCGAGGAGGTGGGTGAGTATCCGAAGGCGAAGCGCATCCACGCCCCGGTCCAGTGCAACCACTGCGCCGAGCCGCCCTGCGTGCCGGTATGCCCCACCAAGGCCACCTACAAGCGGGACGACGGCCTGGTACTGGTGGATGCGGATGTCTGCATCGGCTGCGGCTATTGCATGACCTCCTGCCCCTACGAGCAGCGCCATTTCGTCGGCGACAAGCTGGAACACTTCGAGGACGGTCTCACCCCCCACGAGCTGAAGGGCGGAGAGGCGGGCCATGATTGGGACTCCAAGCGGGACACGGTAGTCAAATGCACCTTCTGCCAGCATCGTCTGGACAAGGCCAAGGACACTGGCCTGACCCCGGGTGTGGACCGGGAGGTCACCCCGGCCTGCGTCAATACCTGCCCCTCCAATGCCATGGAGTTCGGTGACCTGGACGATCCCAACAGCAAGATCAGCCGGCTGATCGAGGCGCGCAAGGGCTTCCCCCTGCTGCCCGGAGCAGGGACCAAGCCGTCCATCTTTTATCTCCCGGGGGATACCCCCCTCGCGAACGATTGA
- a CDS encoding LysR family transcriptional regulator codes for MKNIDIRRVDLNLLVAFEAIYEEGSVTRASERLHLTQSAISHALSRLRELCDDPLFERNGNIITPTAMARRLIGPVQSALRLLEQSINQAHPAKPEKVRPRLNIGMLLATYGPGFLPQLTASMGNTPPYEIAVSHYSLGKLESHLAAGKFDVAIQFEFPHSSRIRSTLLNCEKLGIMVRQGHPLSKGTMDLDAYLGQYHVVVAPFEQDANLVDLEFQRLGLKREIVLRCQDYWTACKTVAATDFLLTATRSTLALMQESFPGNRLVALPTDLNTPREMNIRLYWHESKEEDPANLWLRNTLCSIFTGYRNSSPD; via the coding sequence ATGAAAAACATCGATATCCGTCGCGTGGACCTGAACCTGCTGGTTGCCTTCGAAGCGATCTACGAAGAAGGATCAGTTACCCGTGCCAGTGAACGGCTGCACCTGACCCAGTCCGCCATCAGCCATGCCTTGTCGAGGCTGCGAGAGCTGTGTGACGATCCGCTCTTTGAACGCAATGGAAACATCATTACCCCAACCGCAATGGCGAGACGCCTGATCGGACCGGTCCAGTCCGCCCTGCGTCTGCTGGAACAATCCATCAATCAGGCCCATCCCGCCAAACCGGAAAAAGTCCGCCCCCGACTGAATATCGGCATGCTGCTGGCAACCTATGGACCTGGCTTTCTGCCGCAACTGACTGCGAGCATGGGCAATACCCCACCCTACGAGATCGCTGTGTCCCACTACAGCCTGGGCAAGCTTGAATCCCATCTGGCAGCGGGAAAGTTCGATGTAGCCATCCAGTTCGAGTTCCCCCATTCCAGCCGTATCCGCAGCACCCTGCTGAACTGTGAAAAACTGGGCATCATGGTCCGGCAAGGGCATCCTCTGAGCAAAGGAACCATGGACCTTGATGCTTACCTGGGCCAATACCACGTCGTCGTGGCACCCTTCGAACAGGATGCCAACCTGGTGGACCTGGAGTTCCAACGCCTGGGGTTGAAGCGCGAAATCGTCTTGCGCTGCCAGGATTACTGGACCGCCTGTAAAACCGTGGCGGCCACGGATTTTCTTCTGACCGCAACCCGTTCGACCCTCGCCCTGATGCAGGAAAGTTTCCCGGGCAACCGTCTAGTGGCCCTGCCCACCGACCTCAATACACCGAGGGAGATGAATATCCGCCTCTACTGGCACGAATCCAAGGAAGAAGATCCGGCAAATCTGTGGCTGCGAAACACCCTGTGTTCGATTTTTACCGGATATCGGAACTCATCCCCGGATTAG
- a CDS encoding molybdopterin-containing oxidoreductase family protein, whose translation MLFGAPKVLESEVHHSQETQKGTCPICGMGCFVEVKIQDGIPVRIKADHNSPHPADCPRAGQAKTYHNHPDRLNYPMKRVGKRGEGKWQQISWEQALDEIAAKLGQIRDDHGPEAVQTLGGSFKGPGDAACWRWGNLFGTPNMMHQGKNCGSAEYLAEWSVYGTIGVVGYWPTPGVTKTAIFWGGNPPVPGGIAAEKAIKAARKAGTKIIVIDPRRSEAAELADIWLRIRPGADGALAYGFLNVIIHEGIYDKEFVEKWCLGFDELKEAVKDYTPQRVSELTWIPVEQIVEVARYYANNKPGNISFGLGTVELGNATNATVFGKAYLRAITGNLDLIGGQLLDDMPEFMQYRQELKWDTLLNHPLRTRDNVGAHLWPVAGVRGMKTFREAMAKLNPLGPGPAFYMMCTAPSAIWSAIIDQDPYPIKAVITQGTNSMVALANSRRVYQALTSPNLDLHVAMDHWMTPQAQLADYVLPATDGLERANLGGMWGFGNVTSAAMPTVKPQFERRDDYQLWRELGNRLGQQGEWPDTLEGWFDKLLEPSKITFAELASRDMPWLFPEPPQEKRYEKTGFATFSGKVELSSSLMQKLGYPGILPCEEPGWSPVRTPELFKEFPLVMTAGASSPFYYRSQHKQLDKMRRQHPKAFASIHPETAASLGIGDGDAVWVETPMGKVKQWAKLNDTLHPDVVHADGLWWYPEQEAYEPNLSGVWESNINSIIPDDHNFASFAGDNHLRAHICRITPVND comes from the coding sequence ATGCTGTTTGGAGCCCCCAAGGTCCTTGAAAGCGAGGTTCATCACAGCCAAGAGACCCAGAAGGGAACCTGCCCCATCTGCGGCATGGGCTGTTTCGTTGAGGTCAAGATTCAGGATGGCATCCCGGTTCGAATCAAGGCTGACCACAACTCCCCCCACCCGGCGGATTGCCCCCGGGCCGGCCAGGCCAAGACCTATCACAACCACCCGGATCGTCTGAACTACCCCATGAAGCGGGTAGGCAAGCGGGGCGAAGGCAAGTGGCAGCAGATCAGCTGGGAGCAGGCCCTGGACGAGATCGCCGCCAAGCTCGGGCAGATCCGCGACGACCACGGGCCGGAAGCGGTGCAGACCCTGGGGGGCTCCTTCAAGGGTCCGGGCGACGCCGCCTGCTGGCGCTGGGGCAATCTGTTCGGCACCCCCAACATGATGCACCAGGGCAAGAACTGCGGTTCCGCCGAGTACCTGGCCGAGTGGTCCGTCTATGGCACCATCGGCGTGGTGGGCTACTGGCCAACACCCGGCGTCACCAAGACCGCCATCTTCTGGGGCGGCAATCCGCCGGTACCGGGGGGCATCGCGGCGGAGAAGGCCATCAAGGCGGCGCGCAAGGCGGGCACCAAGATCATCGTGATCGATCCACGCCGCTCCGAGGCCGCAGAGCTGGCGGACATCTGGCTGCGCATCCGGCCCGGCGCCGACGGCGCCCTGGCCTATGGCTTCCTCAATGTCATCATCCACGAAGGCATCTACGACAAGGAATTCGTCGAGAAGTGGTGCCTGGGTTTCGATGAACTGAAGGAAGCGGTCAAGGACTACACTCCGCAGCGGGTCTCGGAACTGACCTGGATTCCCGTCGAGCAGATCGTCGAAGTGGCCCGTTACTACGCCAACAACAAGCCGGGCAACATCTCCTTCGGCCTGGGCACCGTGGAGCTGGGCAACGCCACCAACGCCACCGTTTTCGGCAAGGCCTACCTGCGGGCCATCACCGGCAACCTGGACCTGATCGGCGGCCAGTTGCTGGACGACATGCCTGAGTTCATGCAGTACCGGCAGGAATTGAAGTGGGACACCCTGCTCAATCATCCCCTGCGCACCCGGGACAACGTGGGCGCCCATCTCTGGCCGGTGGCCGGCGTGCGCGGCATGAAGACCTTCCGCGAGGCCATGGCCAAGCTGAACCCCCTGGGCCCTGGTCCGGCCTTCTACATGATGTGCACGGCGCCGTCGGCCATCTGGTCCGCCATCATCGACCAGGACCCCTACCCCATCAAGGCCGTGATCACCCAGGGCACCAACTCCATGGTGGCCCTAGCCAACTCGCGCCGGGTCTATCAGGCCCTGACCAGTCCCAACCTGGATTTGCACGTGGCGATGGATCACTGGATGACGCCCCAGGCCCAGTTGGCGGACTACGTGCTACCGGCCACCGATGGCCTGGAGCGGGCCAACCTGGGCGGCATGTGGGGCTTCGGCAATGTCACTTCGGCCGCCATGCCCACGGTGAAGCCGCAGTTCGAGCGTCGGGACGATTACCAATTGTGGCGGGAGTTGGGCAACCGGCTGGGCCAGCAGGGTGAGTGGCCCGATACCCTGGAAGGCTGGTTCGACAAGCTGCTGGAGCCATCGAAGATCACCTTTGCCGAACTGGCCAGCCGGGACATGCCCTGGCTGTTCCCCGAACCGCCCCAGGAGAAGCGCTACGAGAAGACCGGCTTCGCCACCTTCTCCGGCAAGGTGGAGCTCTCCTCCAGCCTGATGCAGAAGCTGGGTTACCCGGGCATTCTCCCCTGCGAGGAACCGGGCTGGAGTCCGGTCCGCACCCCGGAGCTGTTCAAGGAATTCCCCCTGGTGATGACGGCCGGCGCCTCGTCGCCCTTCTACTACCGGTCCCAGCACAAGCAACTGGACAAGATGCGCCGGCAGCATCCCAAGGCCTTCGCCTCGATCCATCCGGAAACGGCCGCCAGCCTGGGCATCGGCGACGGGGACGCGGTCTGGGTGGAGACCCCCATGGGCAAGGTGAAGCAGTGGGCCAAGCTCAACGACACCCTGCACCCCGACGTGGTCCATGCGGATGGCCTGTGGTGGTATCCGGAGCAGGAGGCCTACGAGCCCAATCTGTCCGGGGTCTGGGAGTCGAACATCAATTCCATCATTCCCGACGATCATAACTTTGCCAGCTTTGCCGGCGACAATCACCTGCGTGCCCATATCTGCCGGATCACACCAGTCAACGACTGA
- a CDS encoding aspartate/glutamate racemase family protein, which translates to MNIKVHVQFISPEGKNDKMFGPAKAAVHNGVLQVVRDAAGAKATVVAGYNDRSAYHMSRGFMEAYNNVGMMESLFQAQEQGADVVLIACGNDPTLYSAREALDIPVVGITESGMLLACILGKRFAMVGIEEGCASLVERNLETYGLVDRAIRRDPVRTADLAENTILWFEQPELVREHVIPRFEEAAFGAIEDGAEVIVTSCGALAALTLNGYSKVTGTDVPVVESVLAGSYMAGMLGILRKRHSLSTSKHRTFKGLPPEVIAHFLAPFRE; encoded by the coding sequence TTGAATATCAAAGTCCATGTACAGTTTATTTCCCCCGAGGGGAAAAACGACAAGATGTTCGGGCCTGCCAAGGCTGCCGTGCACAACGGTGTCCTCCAGGTTGTGCGGGATGCTGCAGGTGCCAAAGCCACTGTGGTGGCCGGCTACAACGATCGCTCTGCCTATCACATGAGCCGGGGCTTCATGGAAGCCTACAACAACGTCGGAATGATGGAATCCTTGTTCCAGGCCCAGGAGCAGGGTGCGGACGTGGTCTTGATCGCCTGTGGTAACGATCCGACGCTGTACAGCGCAAGAGAGGCCCTGGATATCCCGGTGGTGGGAATTACCGAGAGCGGGATGTTATTGGCCTGCATCCTGGGCAAACGTTTCGCGATGGTCGGAATCGAGGAGGGTTGCGCATCCCTGGTGGAGCGGAATCTCGAAACCTATGGTCTGGTGGATCGAGCTATTCGGCGGGATCCGGTGAGAACAGCCGACCTGGCGGAGAACACCATTCTCTGGTTCGAGCAGCCGGAACTGGTGCGGGAACATGTGATTCCTCGTTTTGAGGAAGCGGCCTTCGGCGCCATCGAGGATGGGGCCGAAGTGATCGTGACCTCCTGCGGTGCTCTCGCCGCCCTGACCTTGAACGGCTACAGCAAGGTGACCGGCACCGATGTCCCTGTGGTGGAGTCGGTACTGGCGGGTAGTTATATGGCGGGCATGTTGGGCATCCTGCGCAAGCGGCACAGCCTGTCCACCAGCAAACACCGCACCTTCAAGGGGCTGCCACCGGAGGTGATTGCTCATTTTCTTGCGCCTTTTCGAGAATAG
- a CDS encoding aldo/keto reductase, whose amino-acid sequence MRYKLFGRSGLRVSELCLGAMTFGRDDGFWQFGSDSAESRKIFDAFTNAGGNFIDTAFVYGNGRSEELVGDFVRADRDHFVLATKYSSSLEGDLSKSGTSRKNMMRCVEQSLRRLKVDCIDLYWLHVWDDTTPIEEIMRGLDDLVSAGKVNYIAISDTPAWQISRGNMLADLRGWAPFIGIQVEYSLLERTAERDLLPMAHALDLGITAWSPLAGGMLTGKFLDGKGEGRGQHQPMTDRQRTVTALVVEIARELGCTPGQAALAFIRQQDRFGTITPIIGARTLPQLQDNLGCLAVTLSPDQWQRLEQATAPDLGFPHAILQAPMIRDMVLGGQSDRFDNHRAP is encoded by the coding sequence ATGCGCTACAAGCTTTTTGGCCGCTCCGGTCTCAGGGTCTCCGAACTATGTCTGGGAGCCATGACCTTCGGCCGCGACGATGGTTTCTGGCAATTCGGCAGCGATAGCGCAGAAAGCCGGAAGATATTCGACGCCTTCACCAACGCCGGAGGCAACTTCATCGACACCGCTTTCGTCTATGGCAATGGCCGTAGCGAGGAACTGGTGGGGGACTTCGTCCGGGCCGACCGGGATCATTTCGTCCTGGCCACCAAGTACTCGTCCTCCCTGGAAGGGGACTTGTCCAAATCCGGCACCAGTCGCAAGAACATGATGCGCTGTGTGGAGCAGAGCCTGCGCCGGCTGAAGGTCGATTGCATCGACCTCTATTGGCTCCACGTCTGGGACGACACCACGCCCATCGAGGAGATCATGCGAGGCCTGGACGATCTGGTGTCCGCCGGCAAGGTGAACTACATCGCCATCTCCGACACACCGGCCTGGCAGATCAGCCGCGGCAACATGCTGGCGGACCTGCGGGGCTGGGCGCCCTTCATTGGCATCCAAGTGGAATACAGCCTCCTGGAGCGCACTGCGGAGCGTGATCTGCTCCCCATGGCCCACGCCCTGGACCTGGGCATCACAGCCTGGTCGCCCCTGGCCGGCGGCATGCTCACCGGCAAGTTCCTCGATGGCAAGGGCGAGGGTCGGGGCCAGCACCAACCCATGACGGATCGGCAGCGCACGGTAACGGCGCTGGTTGTGGAGATTGCAAGGGAACTCGGCTGTACACCAGGTCAGGCAGCCCTGGCCTTCATCCGCCAGCAAGACCGGTTCGGCACCATAACTCCTATCATCGGCGCCCGTACCTTGCCCCAGCTCCAGGACAACCTGGGCTGCCTGGCGGTGACCCTGAGTCCGGACCAGTGGCAACGACTGGAGCAGGCCACTGCACCGGACCTGGGCTTTCCTCATGCCATATTGCAGGCCCCGATGATCCGGGACATGGTACTAGGCGGTCAGTCAGATCGTTTCGACAACCACCGGGCGCCCTGA